Below is a genomic region from Acidobacteriota bacterium.
GTCAAAGCTTCGAGCAGTTTTTTATTCTGACCCGGCAGCATGACATCTTTATGTGTAGCGGCAAATTTTACGGTGAAAAATTTTTTCCATTGATCCTGAATCAATGTCATGGGGCTGTATTCCCCGTTTGGCGAATCCTTGGCGTGACAGACGCGACAATTCTGTTTAAACAGGTCTTTGCCACTAGTGGCGGCAGGTTTGTCATCGGCGGGCGTCACCAGTACGAGGGCTAACAGGCTGAACAGGGCAAGCGCGATGATACGTTTCGCAAGCTGCATAACGGTCTCCTCTTGATTGGTGTTGGTTGGCTAACTTTCTTTTGCCATCAACCATCTAAGGCAACGGGCATACCAGATGAGGGGTTAAGAAATTGAATCGCCGTCGCCGCGTTTTCATTCCGCTTCTTGATGGTGCAAAGACGAAACTTAGAAAGCAAGCGGCGGGAAAATAAGGGGAATTGACCACCCTTTCGTTCCCGGAATCTGCGCGAAAGTCCTCTGGGTGTAATTCAACAG
It encodes:
- a CDS encoding cytochrome c encodes the protein MQLAKRIIALALFSLLALVLVTPADDKPAATSGKDLFKQNCRVCHAKDSPNGEYSPMTLIQDQWKKFFTVKFAATHKDVMLPGQNKKLLEALTPEQIKLIQKYCVDHAADSEQPQTCSS